Proteins from a genomic interval of Ornithodoros turicata isolate Travis unplaced genomic scaffold, ASM3712646v1 Chromosome12, whole genome shotgun sequence:
- the LOC135371720 gene encoding uncharacterized protein K02A2.6-like, with protein sequence MSGLPPPPFFLQNPGKPPQTWLSWRKSFQNYLIATGLDSESATRRKAILYHCLGSEGQRIFDLLPSGDSSTTSSGSGDSTGQPDIFAKSLHTLDVHYDVTTNAIAERHNFRQRRQQSGETTDNYLIALRQLANSCDFGSTCDAMLRDQIVESTNVPHLRERLLLEGSGLTLDRTLALARQFEQTQKEVKQFHKYEEDFTVQEVVKRRFKQTANKQFRTGNRPSVPTSGTHCFRCGSADHLANSPSCRARNKKCLACNKIGHFRSVCRSSGRVRTLASDLSTSGSTSQDDSPTVLQLGSPETRRKTGIYLTVNVEGTNVDFLLDTGSSVSIISAAIYNKHFSGITLRPTSINLFDYSRSRIAIVGCFPASVTHKNRKVCVIFYVVSSGTTLLGLDALTALELRIDGLDLTCSNTVSTPLPSVLASDFEHLFDGTLGIAKNYVHKVKVRSEVKPVTGKLRRLPLTVREQVSDELRRLEEQDIIEKITASEWVSPIVVVKRKDGSIRLSVDLREPNKAVIPDCFPLPHTDELLNALSGATRFSKLDLASAYHQVPLHPDSRDLTAFITHDGLYRFKRVCFGIASAPSAFQLMMSLLLQGCQGVLFYIDDIIVYGRTKQEHMDNLRAVLQRLSQEGLRLNHKCIFDVPELTFLGHTVSARGLSPLPSATEAIEKAPPPTDIYLFGHFLALSVIMANLFRIMHRSWSH encoded by the coding sequence ATGTCTGGTCTTCCGCCGCCACCATTCTTTCTTCAAAATCCTGGTAAGCCTCCGCAAACCTGGCTGTCATGGCGGAAATCGTTCCAGAATTACCTCATCGCAACTGGACTGGACAGTGAATCCGCAACGCGTCGCAAGGCGATTCTTTACCACTGCTTGGGAAGCGAAGGTCAACGGATCTTCGATTTGCTACCATCGGGTGATTCTTCAACTACATCATCAGGTTCGGGAGACTCTACTGGGCAACCGGATATTTTCGCAAAGTCTTTGCACACGTTGGACGTGCACTATGATGTCACGACAAACGCAATCGCCGAACGACATAATTTTCGACAACGTCGTCAACAATCTGGTGAAACGACGGACAACTACCTCATTGCACTTCGTCAGCTAGCTAACAGCTGCGATTTTGGATCCACATGCGACGCAATGCTCAGGGACCAAATTGTGGAGAGTACGAATGTTCCTCACCTCCGTGAGCGCTTGCTACTCGAAGGCTCTGGCCTTACCTTGGATAGGACTCTGGCTCTCGCGCGTCAGTTTGAGCAAACACAGAAGGAAGTGAAACAATTCCACAAGTACGAAGAAGATTTCACTGTACAAGAAGTTGTCAAGCGACGATTCAAGCAGACTGCTAACAAGCAGTTCCGAACTGGTAACAGACCATCGGTACCGACGTCAGGCACACATTGCTTTCGTTGCGGGTCAGCGGATCATCTCGCGAACTCACCTTCATGCAGAgcaagaaacaaaaagtgttTGGCTTGCAATAAGATAGGACACTTTCGGTCGGTCTGCCGATCTTCTGGCCGAGTTCGTACATTAGCTTCGGATCTGAGCACTTCTGGGTCGACCTCGCAAGACGACAGCCCAACAGTACTCCAACTTGGATCACCCGAAACGAGGCGCAAGACTGGAATATATCTTACAGTAAATGTTGAAGGCACCAACGTCGATTTCCTGTTGGATACAGGTTCGTCAGTATCCATTATTTCTGCAGCAATTTACAACAAGCACTTCTCTGGCATTACATTGAGGCCGACGTCCATCAACCTCTTCGACTACTCAAGAAGCCGCATCGCTATAGTCGGTTGCTTCCCAGCATCGGTAACCCACAAGAACCGCAAAGTGTGTGTGATCTTCTACGTCGTTTCGAGCGGTACAACTCTACTGGGCCTTGACGCGCTCACCGCACTGGAACTTAGGATCGACGGGCTCGACCTTACGTGCTCAAACACAGTATCTACTCCATTACCGTCAGTACTCGCTTCAGATTTCGAACACCTGTTTGATGGTACGCTAGGAATTGCAAAGAACTACGTGCACAAGGTGAAAGTGCGGTCGGAAGTCAAGCCCGTTACTGGTAAATTGCGACGGCTACCGCTCACAGTTCGCGAACAAGTTTCAGACGAACTGCGACGACTAGAAGAGCAAGATATAATAGAGAAGATTACTGCGTCGGAATGGGTATCACCAATCGTGGTGGTGAAAAGGAAAGATGGCTCCATCCGCCTTTCTGTGGACCTCCGGGAGCCAAACAAGGCAGTCATACCAGATTGTTTCCCCTTGCCCCATACAGATGAACTGCTAAATGCCCTGTCTGGAGCTACGCGTTTCTCCAAGCTCGATTTAGCTTCAGCATATCATCAAGTTCCTTTACATCCAGACAGCAGGGATCTAACAGCATTTATAACCCACGATGGCCTTTACCGTTTCAAACGTGTATGCTTTGGAATTGCATCCGCTCCGTCAGCGTTCCAGCTTATGATGTCACTCCTACTGCAAGGCTGTCAAGGAGTATTATTCTATATTGACGACATCATCGTGTACGGGCGAACTAAGCAGGAGCATATGGACAACCTTCGAGCAGTTCTACAACGACTTTCGCAAGAAGGCTTGCGGCTCAACCACAAGTGCATTTTTGACGTCCCCGAACTGACTTTCTTAGGACATACTGTGAGTGCTCGAGGGCTCTCACCTTTGCCATCGGCTACGGAAGCCATCGAGAAAGCCCCTCCGCCAACCGACATATATCTCTTCGGTCATTTCTTGGCCTTGTCGGTTATTATGGCAAATTTATTCCGCATTATGCACAGGTCCTGGAGCCACTGA